From a single Amyelois transitella isolate CPQ chromosome 18, ilAmyTran1.1, whole genome shotgun sequence genomic region:
- the LOC106130415 gene encoding large ribosomal subunit protein mL37 — protein MKLSQILYRQHIGFMFKKHWIIQGKRVPFDTGVENALKARGIPVEDALEFVKEKPENRERVNIVGPFEQPAPLDENHPDYKDRPCYTLKHNNLLLEGLSQAQVLTKTIVAENRLPQRIEELAEVSAPKAVHENVKKAILSANVFDCEQKKLPKIRDPERPAYTFPRILGITDKRRNQILTNRLVQIVERCSDTDSTLSRFVLNDIESHTVFDKEDDLIQFQDKSNILVTSNKPISHDIESDIPFVEIPDLHPIKYTITLPEEHFYEEVSKYPIQPTVNIKHPHTTWLHFNSTKVGNLYETPATAAQIHGRSLTHAFTVASAYAKQIYGEDVKDLPKPVYINCIQTDGQQYHFGVLELKTLNVNGTEGTKNIWYCKNDMKMYDSSRYFSGMPVLENYNPKVYEYINAFYNF, from the exons atGAAATTATCTCAAATTCTTTACCGGCAACATATaggttttatgtttaaaaagcATTGGATAATTCAAGGTAAAAGAGTACCATTTGATACTGGAGTTGAGAACGCATTAAAAGCAAGAGGCATTCCTGTTGAAGATGCTCTTGAATTTGTGAAAGAAAAGCCTGAAAATAGAGAAAG AGTTAACATTGTGGGCCCTTTTGAACAACCTGCTCCATTGGATGAAAATCATCCAGATTACAAAGATAGGCCTTGCTACACACTCAAGCACAATAATCTCCTCCTTGAAGGCCTTTCTCAAGCACAAGTCCTCACCAAGACTATTGTTGCTGAGAACAGACTTCCGCAACGAATCGAGGAACTGGCTGAAGTGTCTGCACCCAAAGCTGTCCATGAGAATGTCAAAAAAGCCATACTATCGGCCAATGTGTTTGACTGTGAACAGAAAAAGCTACCTAAAATAAGAGACCCAGAAAGGCCAGCATATACCTTTCCAAGGATATTGGGAATAACTGATAAAAGACGCAA CCAAATTTTGACCAATAGGTTGGTACAAATTGTAGAGAGGTGCAGTGACACAGACTCCACACTGTCTAGATTTGTGCTGAATGACATTGAGAGCCACACTGTGTTCGATAAAGAAGATGATTTGATTCAATTCCAAGAT aagTCCAACATTTTGGTAACCAGCAACAAACCAATCAGTCATGACATAGAAAGTGACATACCATTTGTAGAGATTCCTGATTTACATCCCATCAAATACACCATCACACTGCCAGAGGAACATTTTTATGAAGAAGTCAGTAAATATC CAATCCAGCCCACTGTAAACATTAAACACCCACACACCACATGGCTCCATTTCAACAGTACCAAGGTGGGAAATCTCTATGAAACGCCAGCCACTGCTGCACAAATCCATGGCAGATCTCTCACGCACGCGTTTACTGTTGCCTCAGCTTACGCCAAGCAGATTTATGGG GAAGATGTTAAAGATCTGCCCAAGCCCGTTTACATAAATTGTATACAGACTGATGGTCAACAATACCACTTTGGTGTATTAGAGTTGAAAACGCTGAATGTTAATGGAACTGAAGGTACCAAGAACATATGGTATTGCAAAAACGACATGAAAATGTATGACTCAAGTAGATACTTCAGTGGTATGCCTGTTTTAGAAAACTATAACCCAAAAGTGTATGAATATATCAAtgcattttacaatttttaa
- the LOC106130405 gene encoding E3 ubiquitin-protein ligase synoviolin: MKAILATVISLALTTVVIGNAYYQKKQFYPSIVYLTNSNPSMAVMYLQAFILVLLLGKLLRKIFFGQLRPAEFEHLIERSWYAITETCLAFTVFRDDFNPKFIALFTLLLFLKAFHWLAEDRVDYMERSPVIGLVFHVRILSLLMLLAHADFYFIHHAYQFTTAKGPSVQLVFGFEYSILIIMIANILIKYVLHAIDSRWEAPWESKAAVLLYTELAINFLKVLLYIGFVAVMVRIYTLPLFAFRPMYETMRSFKKAYNDVVLSRRAIRNMNTLYPDATPAELAAADNECIICREEMHTGAKKLPCNHIFHAACLRLWFQRQQTCPTCRLNVLRAPAPEPPPAAPAAPPRAAPHAAPAGPPPFPNMPPPPMMAWGMPPPPPPRPASLATLTTAELQRMEGTERRNIEARLQLLREIEAMLDASVLLMQQYSSVVANLPQNSVTVATQTETIKTEAPLSSPSAAAGPSFKPQPGPPPAEASSSTRDKTDADAEELRRRRLQKFTQDK, translated from the exons ATGAAGGCGATCCTTGCTACTGTGATCAGTCTTGCACTGACGACTGTGGTCATTGGCAATGCATATTACCAAAAGAAACAATTCTATCCTTCTATAGTTTATTTAACGAATTCCAATCCTAGTATGGCT GTAATGTACTTGCAAGCgtttattttagtattattgTTAGGTAAGCTACTGAGGAAAATATTCTTTGGACAACTTCGCCCTGCAGAATTTgag cATTTAATAGAGAGGTCATGGTATGCAATCACAGAGACGTGCCTGGCGTTCACAGTTTTTAGGGACGACTTCAACCCAAAGTTCATTGCCCTTTTCACCCTGCTCCTGTTTCTCAAGGCATTCCACTGGCTAGCTGAAGATAGAGTTGATTAT ATGGAAAGGAGTCCTGTCATTGGGTTAGTGTTCCATGTACGAATCCTATCGCTGCTAATGTTACTGGCGCATGCTGACTTTTACTTCATTCACCATGCGTACCAGTTCACCACAGCCAAGGGTCCTTCCGTGCAGCTGGTCTTCGGCTTTGAATACAGCATACTGATTATCATGATTGCCAACATCCTAATTAAG TACGTCCTCCACGCCATCGACTCGAGATGGGAAGCGCCGTGGGAGAGCAAAGCGGCGGTGCTGCTGTACACGGAGCTGGCCATCAACTTCCTCAAAGTGCTGCTGTACATCGGCTTCGTGGCCGTCATGGTCAGGATCTACACTCTACCCCTGTTCGCATTCAGGCCTATGTATGAGACTATGAG GAGTTTCAAGAAGGCGTACAACGACGTGGTGTTGTCAAGGCGCGCGATCCGCAACATGAACACCCTGTACCCGGACGCGACGCCCGCGGAGCTGGCGGCTGCCGACAACGAGTGCATCATATGTCGGGAGGAGATGCATACTG GTGCCAAAAAACTGCCGTGCAACCACATATTCCACGCGGCGTGCCTCCGGCTGTGGTTCCAGCGGCAGCAGACCTGCCCCACGTGCCGCCTCAACGTGCTGCGCGCGCCCGCGCCCgagccgccgcccgccgcgcccgccgcgccgcctCGGGCCGCGCCGCACGCCGCGCCGGCTGGCCCACCGCCGTTCCCCAATATGCCGCCGCCAC CAATGATGGCGTGGGGCATGCCTCCGCctccgccgccgcggccggcctCGCTAGCGACCCTGACCACTGCAGAATTACAACGAATGGAGGGCACCGAGAGAAGAAATATTGAGGCTCGCTTGCAG CTTCTCCGAGAGATCGAGGCCATGTTGGATGCGTCAGTTCTCCTCATGCAGCAGTACTCCTCCGTCGTGGCTAATCTGCCACAGAACAGCGTGACGGTGGCTACCCAGACTGAAACTAT TAAAACGGAGGCGCCGCTCTCGTCGCCGAGCGCGGCGGCGGGTCCCTCGTTCAAGCCGCAGCCCGGACCGCCTCCAGCTGAAGCTTCTTCTTCTACTAG agaCAAGACTGATGCTGATGCCGAGGAGCTGAGAAGACGACGATTACAGAAGTTCACACAGGACAAATGA